From a single Hippoglossus stenolepis isolate QCI-W04-F060 chromosome 2, HSTE1.2, whole genome shotgun sequence genomic region:
- the sp2 gene encoding transcription factor Sp2 isoform X5, translating to MATTVAVSPSEYLQPSTASTQDTQPSPLALLAATCSKIGPPAAQAPVTSPPAQPQPRRLLPIKPAPIAPAPPKNLGFLSTKGNVIQLPAGLGSTAPGSPIVLTIQQSPARSNTSAPANIQYQMMPQIQGSQTIQMMPQGGQIQLIPGTNQAIITTPMTVPAPAAAIAPVTPQKTVAIKPSPKLRKSNNSAANMVQLPSGLTLPLNVATGEVGGTQIITETATLTPGKGRRGRRKKVVLASQTPLSHPAQAASPPPEQMETILIEAGDNIIQAGNNLLIVQSPGQPAMVQQVQLVQPKQESQMVQIPQQALKVVQAASATLPPVPQRQSAPTNLQVTPTDPSPTQIFFKTASGDWQSVLLQDSVSTTTTPTTSVVTTTTSPPAGTKRTLAGGRKERTLAKIAPAGGMMALNPSQLPSAAQAVQTISINGVQVQGVPVTITNAGGQQHLTMQAMQGGGLQLAAQGQAAIQVDQTLTLELPGQPGEKKRRMACTCPNCKDADKRPGEVGKRKHICHVPGCEKTFRKTSLLRAHVRLHTGERPFACNWVFCGKRFTRSDELQRHARTHTGDKRFECNQCQKRFMRSDHLTKHYKTHINTKNL from the exons ATGGCCACCACTGTTGCTGTCAGTCCCAGTGAATACCTTCAGCCCTCCACCGCCTCCACACAA GACACCCAGCCCTCTCCTCTGGCCCTCCTGGCTGCAACCTGTAGTAAAATTGGCCCTCCTGCTGCTCAGGCTCCCGTCACATCTCCTCCAGCGCAGCCGCAGCCTCGCAGGCTCCTCCCTATAAAGCCGGCTCCGATCGCCCCCGCTCCGCCCAAGAACCTGGGGTTTCTCTCAACCAAGGGCAATGTTATCCAGCTCCCTGCCGGCCTGGGCTCCACGGCCCCTGGGAGCCCCATCGTCCTCACTATCCAGCAGAGCCCGGCTCGCAGCAACACTTCGGCCCCCGCCAACATCCAGTACCAGATGATGCCGCAGATTCAGGGCTCCCAGACTATTCAGATGATGCCGCAGGGGGGTCAGATCCAGCTCATACCCGGCACCAACCAGGCCATCATCACCACTCCAATGACTGTACCGGCCCCCGCGGCTGCCATCGCTCCGGTCACGCCACAGAAGACTGTAGCCATCAAGCCGTCTCCTAAGTTGCGGAAGTCGAACAACTCTGCTGCAAACATGGTGCAGCTGCCCAGCGGGCTCACGCTGCCGCTCAACGTGGCCACGGGAGAGGTGGGTGGGACTCAAATCATCACAGAGACGGCCACTCTCACCCCTGGAAAGGGACgacgagggaggaggaagaaagtggTTCTGGCTTCACAAACTCCACTGTCTCATCCTGCACAGgccgcctccccccccccggagCAGATGGAGACGATCCTGATAGAAGCTGGCGACAACATCATACAG GCTGGCAACAACCTCCTGATCGTGCAGAGTCCTGGGCAGCCGGCTATGGTGCAGCAGGTTCAGCTCGTGCAGCCCAAACAGGAATCTCAAATGGTTCAGATCCCGCAGCAGGCACTGAAGGTGGTGCAGGCCGCCTCCGCCACTCTGCCGCCCGTCCCACAGAGACAGTCGGCTCCTACGAACCTGCAGGTCACTCCCACAGATCCATCGCCAACACAG atCTTCTTCAAAACAGCGTCGGGTGATTGGCAGTCAGTTCTGCTCCAGGACTCGGTCTCCACAACAACGACCCCCACCACGTCGGTCGTCACCACCACGACTTCGCCGCCGGCCGGCACAAAAAGGACGCTGGCGGGGGGGCGGAAGGAAAGGACTCTGGCAAAAATTGCCCCGGCGGGGGGGATGATGGCGCTGAACCCGTCGCAGCTCCCCTCGGCAGCGCAGGCGGTGCAGACGATCAGCATCAACGGGGTCCAAGTGCAGGGAGTTCCTGTCACCATCACCAACGCAGGGG GCCAGCAGCACCTAACCATGCAGGCCATGCAGGGCGGAGGGCTCCAGCTGGCGGCGCAGGGCCAGGCCGCCATCCAGGTCGACCAGACCCTCACTCTGGAGCTGCCCGGTCAGCCAGGAGAGAAGAAGCGACGCATGGCGTGCACCTGCCCCAACTGTAAAGACGCAGACAAGAG GCCCGGGGAGGTCGGGAAGAGGAAGCACATCTGCCACGTCCCCGGCTGTGAGAAGACGTTCAGGAAAACGTCGCTGCTCAGAGCTCACGTCCGGCTGCACACCGGCGAGAGACCCTTCGCCTGCAACTGGGTTTTCTGCGGGAAACGCTTCACGCGCAGTGACGAGCTGCAGCGGCACGCCAGGACGCACACAG GAGACAAGCGCTTTGAGTGCAACCAGTGTCAGAAACGCTTCATGAGGAGCGATCACCTGACGAAGCATTACAAGACGCACATAAACACCAAGAACCTGTGA
- the sp2 gene encoding transcription factor Sp2 isoform X2 produces the protein MATTVAVSPSEYLQPSTASTQLEDHTHGRQRDTKPLQVETHIYYTPGNDTDTQPSPLALLAATCSKIGPPAAQAPVTSPPAQPQPRRLLPIKPAPIAPAPPKNLGFLSTKGNVIQLPAGLGSTAPGSPIVLTIQQSPARSNTSAPANIQYQMMPQIQGSQTIQMMPQGGQIQLIPGTNQAIITTPMTVPAPAAAIAPVTPQKTVAIKPSPKLRKSNNSAANMVQLPSGLTLPLNVATGEVGGTQIITETATLTPGKGRRGRRKKVVLASQTPLSHPAQAASPPPEQMETILIEAGDNIIQAGNNLLIVQSPGQPAMVQQVQLVQPKQESQMVQIPQQALKVVQAASATLPPVPQRQSAPTNLQVTPTDPSPTQIFFKTASGDWQSVLLQDSVSTTTTPTTSVVTTTTSPPAGTKRTLAGGRKERTLAKIAPAGGMMALNPSQLPSAAQAVQTISINGVQVQGVPVTITNAGGQQHLTMQAMQGGGLQLAAQGQAAIQVDQTLTLELPGQPGEKKRRMACTCPNCKDADKRPGEVGKRKHICHVPGCEKTFRKTSLLRAHVRLHTGERPFACNWVFCGKRFTRSDELQRHARTHTGDKRFECNQCQKRFMRSDHLTKHYKTHINTKNL, from the exons ATGGCCACCACTGTTGCTGTCAGTCCCAGTGAATACCTTCAGCCCTCCACCGCCTCCACACAA CTTGAGGATCACACACATGGACGACAGAGGGACACGAAACCTTTGCAGGTGGAAACTCACATCTACTACACCCCAGGCAATGACACT GACACCCAGCCCTCTCCTCTGGCCCTCCTGGCTGCAACCTGTAGTAAAATTGGCCCTCCTGCTGCTCAGGCTCCCGTCACATCTCCTCCAGCGCAGCCGCAGCCTCGCAGGCTCCTCCCTATAAAGCCGGCTCCGATCGCCCCCGCTCCGCCCAAGAACCTGGGGTTTCTCTCAACCAAGGGCAATGTTATCCAGCTCCCTGCCGGCCTGGGCTCCACGGCCCCTGGGAGCCCCATCGTCCTCACTATCCAGCAGAGCCCGGCTCGCAGCAACACTTCGGCCCCCGCCAACATCCAGTACCAGATGATGCCGCAGATTCAGGGCTCCCAGACTATTCAGATGATGCCGCAGGGGGGTCAGATCCAGCTCATACCCGGCACCAACCAGGCCATCATCACCACTCCAATGACTGTACCGGCCCCCGCGGCTGCCATCGCTCCGGTCACGCCACAGAAGACTGTAGCCATCAAGCCGTCTCCTAAGTTGCGGAAGTCGAACAACTCTGCTGCAAACATGGTGCAGCTGCCCAGCGGGCTCACGCTGCCGCTCAACGTGGCCACGGGAGAGGTGGGTGGGACTCAAATCATCACAGAGACGGCCACTCTCACCCCTGGAAAGGGACgacgagggaggaggaagaaagtggTTCTGGCTTCACAAACTCCACTGTCTCATCCTGCACAGgccgcctccccccccccggagCAGATGGAGACGATCCTGATAGAAGCTGGCGACAACATCATACAG GCTGGCAACAACCTCCTGATCGTGCAGAGTCCTGGGCAGCCGGCTATGGTGCAGCAGGTTCAGCTCGTGCAGCCCAAACAGGAATCTCAAATGGTTCAGATCCCGCAGCAGGCACTGAAGGTGGTGCAGGCCGCCTCCGCCACTCTGCCGCCCGTCCCACAGAGACAGTCGGCTCCTACGAACCTGCAGGTCACTCCCACAGATCCATCGCCAACACAG atCTTCTTCAAAACAGCGTCGGGTGATTGGCAGTCAGTTCTGCTCCAGGACTCGGTCTCCACAACAACGACCCCCACCACGTCGGTCGTCACCACCACGACTTCGCCGCCGGCCGGCACAAAAAGGACGCTGGCGGGGGGGCGGAAGGAAAGGACTCTGGCAAAAATTGCCCCGGCGGGGGGGATGATGGCGCTGAACCCGTCGCAGCTCCCCTCGGCAGCGCAGGCGGTGCAGACGATCAGCATCAACGGGGTCCAAGTGCAGGGAGTTCCTGTCACCATCACCAACGCAGGGG GCCAGCAGCACCTAACCATGCAGGCCATGCAGGGCGGAGGGCTCCAGCTGGCGGCGCAGGGCCAGGCCGCCATCCAGGTCGACCAGACCCTCACTCTGGAGCTGCCCGGTCAGCCAGGAGAGAAGAAGCGACGCATGGCGTGCACCTGCCCCAACTGTAAAGACGCAGACAAGAG GCCCGGGGAGGTCGGGAAGAGGAAGCACATCTGCCACGTCCCCGGCTGTGAGAAGACGTTCAGGAAAACGTCGCTGCTCAGAGCTCACGTCCGGCTGCACACCGGCGAGAGACCCTTCGCCTGCAACTGGGTTTTCTGCGGGAAACGCTTCACGCGCAGTGACGAGCTGCAGCGGCACGCCAGGACGCACACAG GAGACAAGCGCTTTGAGTGCAACCAGTGTCAGAAACGCTTCATGAGGAGCGATCACCTGACGAAGCATTACAAGACGCACATAAACACCAAGAACCTGTGA
- the sp2 gene encoding transcription factor Sp2 isoform X4, translating into MSEQQDSMATTVAVSPSEYLQPSTASTQLEDHTHGRQRDTKPLQVETHIYYTPGNDTDTQPSPLALLAATCSKIGPPAAQAPVTSPPAQPQPRRLLPIKPAPIAPAPPKNLGFLSTKGNVIQLPAGLGSTAPGSPIVLTIQQSPARSNTSAPANIQYQMMPQIQGSQTIQMMPQGGQIQLIPGTNQAIITTPMTVPAPAAAIAPVTPQKTVAIKPSPKLRKSNNSAANMVQLPSGLTLPLNVATGEAASPPPEQMETILIEAGDNIIQGPVASWAGNNLLIVQSPGQPAMVQQVQLVQPKQESQMVQIPQQALKVVQAASATLPPVPQRQSAPTNLQVTPTDPSPTQIFFKTASGDWQSVLLQDSVSTTTTPTTSVVTTTTSPPAGTKRTLAGGRKERTLAKIAPAGGMMALNPSQLPSAAQAVQTISINGVQVQGVPVTITNAGGQQHLTMQAMQGGGLQLAAQGQAAIQVDQTLTLELPGQPGEKKRRMACTCPNCKDADKRPGEVGKRKHICHVPGCEKTFRKTSLLRAHVRLHTGERPFACNWVFCGKRFTRSDELQRHARTHTGDKRFECNQCQKRFMRSDHLTKHYKTHINTKNL; encoded by the exons ATGAGCG AACAACAGGACAGTATGGCCACCACTGTTGCTGTCAGTCCCAGTGAATACCTTCAGCCCTCCACCGCCTCCACACAA CTTGAGGATCACACACATGGACGACAGAGGGACACGAAACCTTTGCAGGTGGAAACTCACATCTACTACACCCCAGGCAATGACACT GACACCCAGCCCTCTCCTCTGGCCCTCCTGGCTGCAACCTGTAGTAAAATTGGCCCTCCTGCTGCTCAGGCTCCCGTCACATCTCCTCCAGCGCAGCCGCAGCCTCGCAGGCTCCTCCCTATAAAGCCGGCTCCGATCGCCCCCGCTCCGCCCAAGAACCTGGGGTTTCTCTCAACCAAGGGCAATGTTATCCAGCTCCCTGCCGGCCTGGGCTCCACGGCCCCTGGGAGCCCCATCGTCCTCACTATCCAGCAGAGCCCGGCTCGCAGCAACACTTCGGCCCCCGCCAACATCCAGTACCAGATGATGCCGCAGATTCAGGGCTCCCAGACTATTCAGATGATGCCGCAGGGGGGTCAGATCCAGCTCATACCCGGCACCAACCAGGCCATCATCACCACTCCAATGACTGTACCGGCCCCCGCGGCTGCCATCGCTCCGGTCACGCCACAGAAGACTGTAGCCATCAAGCCGTCTCCTAAGTTGCGGAAGTCGAACAACTCTGCTGCAAACATGGTGCAGCTGCCCAGCGGGCTCACGCTGCCGCTCAACGTGGCCACGGGAGAG gccgcctccccccccccggagCAGATGGAGACGATCCTGATAGAAGCTGGCGACAACATCATACAG GGACCAGTGGCTTCCTGG GCTGGCAACAACCTCCTGATCGTGCAGAGTCCTGGGCAGCCGGCTATGGTGCAGCAGGTTCAGCTCGTGCAGCCCAAACAGGAATCTCAAATGGTTCAGATCCCGCAGCAGGCACTGAAGGTGGTGCAGGCCGCCTCCGCCACTCTGCCGCCCGTCCCACAGAGACAGTCGGCTCCTACGAACCTGCAGGTCACTCCCACAGATCCATCGCCAACACAG atCTTCTTCAAAACAGCGTCGGGTGATTGGCAGTCAGTTCTGCTCCAGGACTCGGTCTCCACAACAACGACCCCCACCACGTCGGTCGTCACCACCACGACTTCGCCGCCGGCCGGCACAAAAAGGACGCTGGCGGGGGGGCGGAAGGAAAGGACTCTGGCAAAAATTGCCCCGGCGGGGGGGATGATGGCGCTGAACCCGTCGCAGCTCCCCTCGGCAGCGCAGGCGGTGCAGACGATCAGCATCAACGGGGTCCAAGTGCAGGGAGTTCCTGTCACCATCACCAACGCAGGGG GCCAGCAGCACCTAACCATGCAGGCCATGCAGGGCGGAGGGCTCCAGCTGGCGGCGCAGGGCCAGGCCGCCATCCAGGTCGACCAGACCCTCACTCTGGAGCTGCCCGGTCAGCCAGGAGAGAAGAAGCGACGCATGGCGTGCACCTGCCCCAACTGTAAAGACGCAGACAAGAG GCCCGGGGAGGTCGGGAAGAGGAAGCACATCTGCCACGTCCCCGGCTGTGAGAAGACGTTCAGGAAAACGTCGCTGCTCAGAGCTCACGTCCGGCTGCACACCGGCGAGAGACCCTTCGCCTGCAACTGGGTTTTCTGCGGGAAACGCTTCACGCGCAGTGACGAGCTGCAGCGGCACGCCAGGACGCACACAG GAGACAAGCGCTTTGAGTGCAACCAGTGTCAGAAACGCTTCATGAGGAGCGATCACCTGACGAAGCATTACAAGACGCACATAAACACCAAGAACCTGTGA
- the sp2 gene encoding transcription factor Sp2 isoform X3, protein MSEQQDSMATTVAVSPSEYLQPSTASTQDTQPSPLALLAATCSKIGPPAAQAPVTSPPAQPQPRRLLPIKPAPIAPAPPKNLGFLSTKGNVIQLPAGLGSTAPGSPIVLTIQQSPARSNTSAPANIQYQMMPQIQGSQTIQMMPQGGQIQLIPGTNQAIITTPMTVPAPAAAIAPVTPQKTVAIKPSPKLRKSNNSAANMVQLPSGLTLPLNVATGEVGGTQIITETATLTPGKGRRGRRKKVVLASQTPLSHPAQAASPPPEQMETILIEAGDNIIQAGNNLLIVQSPGQPAMVQQVQLVQPKQESQMVQIPQQALKVVQAASATLPPVPQRQSAPTNLQVTPTDPSPTQIFFKTASGDWQSVLLQDSVSTTTTPTTSVVTTTTSPPAGTKRTLAGGRKERTLAKIAPAGGMMALNPSQLPSAAQAVQTISINGVQVQGVPVTITNAGGQQHLTMQAMQGGGLQLAAQGQAAIQVDQTLTLELPGQPGEKKRRMACTCPNCKDADKRPGEVGKRKHICHVPGCEKTFRKTSLLRAHVRLHTGERPFACNWVFCGKRFTRSDELQRHARTHTGDKRFECNQCQKRFMRSDHLTKHYKTHINTKNL, encoded by the exons ATGAGCG AACAACAGGACAGTATGGCCACCACTGTTGCTGTCAGTCCCAGTGAATACCTTCAGCCCTCCACCGCCTCCACACAA GACACCCAGCCCTCTCCTCTGGCCCTCCTGGCTGCAACCTGTAGTAAAATTGGCCCTCCTGCTGCTCAGGCTCCCGTCACATCTCCTCCAGCGCAGCCGCAGCCTCGCAGGCTCCTCCCTATAAAGCCGGCTCCGATCGCCCCCGCTCCGCCCAAGAACCTGGGGTTTCTCTCAACCAAGGGCAATGTTATCCAGCTCCCTGCCGGCCTGGGCTCCACGGCCCCTGGGAGCCCCATCGTCCTCACTATCCAGCAGAGCCCGGCTCGCAGCAACACTTCGGCCCCCGCCAACATCCAGTACCAGATGATGCCGCAGATTCAGGGCTCCCAGACTATTCAGATGATGCCGCAGGGGGGTCAGATCCAGCTCATACCCGGCACCAACCAGGCCATCATCACCACTCCAATGACTGTACCGGCCCCCGCGGCTGCCATCGCTCCGGTCACGCCACAGAAGACTGTAGCCATCAAGCCGTCTCCTAAGTTGCGGAAGTCGAACAACTCTGCTGCAAACATGGTGCAGCTGCCCAGCGGGCTCACGCTGCCGCTCAACGTGGCCACGGGAGAGGTGGGTGGGACTCAAATCATCACAGAGACGGCCACTCTCACCCCTGGAAAGGGACgacgagggaggaggaagaaagtggTTCTGGCTTCACAAACTCCACTGTCTCATCCTGCACAGgccgcctccccccccccggagCAGATGGAGACGATCCTGATAGAAGCTGGCGACAACATCATACAG GCTGGCAACAACCTCCTGATCGTGCAGAGTCCTGGGCAGCCGGCTATGGTGCAGCAGGTTCAGCTCGTGCAGCCCAAACAGGAATCTCAAATGGTTCAGATCCCGCAGCAGGCACTGAAGGTGGTGCAGGCCGCCTCCGCCACTCTGCCGCCCGTCCCACAGAGACAGTCGGCTCCTACGAACCTGCAGGTCACTCCCACAGATCCATCGCCAACACAG atCTTCTTCAAAACAGCGTCGGGTGATTGGCAGTCAGTTCTGCTCCAGGACTCGGTCTCCACAACAACGACCCCCACCACGTCGGTCGTCACCACCACGACTTCGCCGCCGGCCGGCACAAAAAGGACGCTGGCGGGGGGGCGGAAGGAAAGGACTCTGGCAAAAATTGCCCCGGCGGGGGGGATGATGGCGCTGAACCCGTCGCAGCTCCCCTCGGCAGCGCAGGCGGTGCAGACGATCAGCATCAACGGGGTCCAAGTGCAGGGAGTTCCTGTCACCATCACCAACGCAGGGG GCCAGCAGCACCTAACCATGCAGGCCATGCAGGGCGGAGGGCTCCAGCTGGCGGCGCAGGGCCAGGCCGCCATCCAGGTCGACCAGACCCTCACTCTGGAGCTGCCCGGTCAGCCAGGAGAGAAGAAGCGACGCATGGCGTGCACCTGCCCCAACTGTAAAGACGCAGACAAGAG GCCCGGGGAGGTCGGGAAGAGGAAGCACATCTGCCACGTCCCCGGCTGTGAGAAGACGTTCAGGAAAACGTCGCTGCTCAGAGCTCACGTCCGGCTGCACACCGGCGAGAGACCCTTCGCCTGCAACTGGGTTTTCTGCGGGAAACGCTTCACGCGCAGTGACGAGCTGCAGCGGCACGCCAGGACGCACACAG GAGACAAGCGCTTTGAGTGCAACCAGTGTCAGAAACGCTTCATGAGGAGCGATCACCTGACGAAGCATTACAAGACGCACATAAACACCAAGAACCTGTGA
- the sp2 gene encoding transcription factor Sp2 isoform X1: MSEQQDSMATTVAVSPSEYLQPSTASTQLEDHTHGRQRDTKPLQVETHIYYTPGNDTDTQPSPLALLAATCSKIGPPAAQAPVTSPPAQPQPRRLLPIKPAPIAPAPPKNLGFLSTKGNVIQLPAGLGSTAPGSPIVLTIQQSPARSNTSAPANIQYQMMPQIQGSQTIQMMPQGGQIQLIPGTNQAIITTPMTVPAPAAAIAPVTPQKTVAIKPSPKLRKSNNSAANMVQLPSGLTLPLNVATGEVGGTQIITETATLTPGKGRRGRRKKVVLASQTPLSHPAQAASPPPEQMETILIEAGDNIIQAGNNLLIVQSPGQPAMVQQVQLVQPKQESQMVQIPQQALKVVQAASATLPPVPQRQSAPTNLQVTPTDPSPTQIFFKTASGDWQSVLLQDSVSTTTTPTTSVVTTTTSPPAGTKRTLAGGRKERTLAKIAPAGGMMALNPSQLPSAAQAVQTISINGVQVQGVPVTITNAGGQQHLTMQAMQGGGLQLAAQGQAAIQVDQTLTLELPGQPGEKKRRMACTCPNCKDADKRPGEVGKRKHICHVPGCEKTFRKTSLLRAHVRLHTGERPFACNWVFCGKRFTRSDELQRHARTHTGDKRFECNQCQKRFMRSDHLTKHYKTHINTKNL, from the exons ATGAGCG AACAACAGGACAGTATGGCCACCACTGTTGCTGTCAGTCCCAGTGAATACCTTCAGCCCTCCACCGCCTCCACACAA CTTGAGGATCACACACATGGACGACAGAGGGACACGAAACCTTTGCAGGTGGAAACTCACATCTACTACACCCCAGGCAATGACACT GACACCCAGCCCTCTCCTCTGGCCCTCCTGGCTGCAACCTGTAGTAAAATTGGCCCTCCTGCTGCTCAGGCTCCCGTCACATCTCCTCCAGCGCAGCCGCAGCCTCGCAGGCTCCTCCCTATAAAGCCGGCTCCGATCGCCCCCGCTCCGCCCAAGAACCTGGGGTTTCTCTCAACCAAGGGCAATGTTATCCAGCTCCCTGCCGGCCTGGGCTCCACGGCCCCTGGGAGCCCCATCGTCCTCACTATCCAGCAGAGCCCGGCTCGCAGCAACACTTCGGCCCCCGCCAACATCCAGTACCAGATGATGCCGCAGATTCAGGGCTCCCAGACTATTCAGATGATGCCGCAGGGGGGTCAGATCCAGCTCATACCCGGCACCAACCAGGCCATCATCACCACTCCAATGACTGTACCGGCCCCCGCGGCTGCCATCGCTCCGGTCACGCCACAGAAGACTGTAGCCATCAAGCCGTCTCCTAAGTTGCGGAAGTCGAACAACTCTGCTGCAAACATGGTGCAGCTGCCCAGCGGGCTCACGCTGCCGCTCAACGTGGCCACGGGAGAGGTGGGTGGGACTCAAATCATCACAGAGACGGCCACTCTCACCCCTGGAAAGGGACgacgagggaggaggaagaaagtggTTCTGGCTTCACAAACTCCACTGTCTCATCCTGCACAGgccgcctccccccccccggagCAGATGGAGACGATCCTGATAGAAGCTGGCGACAACATCATACAG GCTGGCAACAACCTCCTGATCGTGCAGAGTCCTGGGCAGCCGGCTATGGTGCAGCAGGTTCAGCTCGTGCAGCCCAAACAGGAATCTCAAATGGTTCAGATCCCGCAGCAGGCACTGAAGGTGGTGCAGGCCGCCTCCGCCACTCTGCCGCCCGTCCCACAGAGACAGTCGGCTCCTACGAACCTGCAGGTCACTCCCACAGATCCATCGCCAACACAG atCTTCTTCAAAACAGCGTCGGGTGATTGGCAGTCAGTTCTGCTCCAGGACTCGGTCTCCACAACAACGACCCCCACCACGTCGGTCGTCACCACCACGACTTCGCCGCCGGCCGGCACAAAAAGGACGCTGGCGGGGGGGCGGAAGGAAAGGACTCTGGCAAAAATTGCCCCGGCGGGGGGGATGATGGCGCTGAACCCGTCGCAGCTCCCCTCGGCAGCGCAGGCGGTGCAGACGATCAGCATCAACGGGGTCCAAGTGCAGGGAGTTCCTGTCACCATCACCAACGCAGGGG GCCAGCAGCACCTAACCATGCAGGCCATGCAGGGCGGAGGGCTCCAGCTGGCGGCGCAGGGCCAGGCCGCCATCCAGGTCGACCAGACCCTCACTCTGGAGCTGCCCGGTCAGCCAGGAGAGAAGAAGCGACGCATGGCGTGCACCTGCCCCAACTGTAAAGACGCAGACAAGAG GCCCGGGGAGGTCGGGAAGAGGAAGCACATCTGCCACGTCCCCGGCTGTGAGAAGACGTTCAGGAAAACGTCGCTGCTCAGAGCTCACGTCCGGCTGCACACCGGCGAGAGACCCTTCGCCTGCAACTGGGTTTTCTGCGGGAAACGCTTCACGCGCAGTGACGAGCTGCAGCGGCACGCCAGGACGCACACAG GAGACAAGCGCTTTGAGTGCAACCAGTGTCAGAAACGCTTCATGAGGAGCGATCACCTGACGAAGCATTACAAGACGCACATAAACACCAAGAACCTGTGA